The following nucleotide sequence is from Kiritimatiella glycovorans.
CGGGGATGACGCTCGGCACGCCGATTGCGCTGGAGGTGATGAATGAGGCCCAGCGCCCCGGCGATTACCGCGAGCTGCAGTCCGTGCCCCGTCCCTCGCACGCCGATTACACCTACCGGATGAAGTACGGCGTCGCCGCCCGCAGCGGCGGGGGGCGGGCCAGTGCGCGCGAGACGATCGGCCGTGTGGCCGCCGGGGCCGTGGCGGAAAAGATGCTGCGGGACCGCCGGGGCACGGAGATCGTGGCGTTCGTAAGCGCAGTCGCCGACGTCGAACTCGAGGGCGAACCGCCCGCCGATCTCTCGCGGGATCGGGTGGATGCCACGCCCGTGCGCTGTCCCGACGCCGGGACCGCGGAGCGGATGCGGGAGCGCATCGAGGCGGCAAAGGCCGACGGGGATTCCGTCGGCGGGATCGTCACCTGCGTCTGCCGCGGAATTCAGGCGGGCTGGGGCGAGCCGATTTTTGACAAGCTCACCGCCATGCTCGGACGCGCCATGCTGTCGATCCCCGCCACGAAGGGAATCGAGATCGGTTCCGGGTTTGCCGGGACGCGGATGCGCGGGTCGGAACACAACGACCCGTTCGTCGCCCGCGGCGGGTGCGGACTCGGCACCGCCACCAACCGCAGCGGCGGCATCCAGGGCGGGATCAGCAACGGCGAGCCGATCGTATTCCGGGTTGCGTTCAAACCCACCGCCACCATCGGCCGCGCGCAGCACACCGTGGACTACGAGGGAAACGAGGTGGAGCTGGCCGCGCGGGGGCGCCACGATCCGTGCATCCTGCCGCGCGCCGTCCCGGTGGTCGAAGCGATGGCCGCGCTCGTGCTGGCCGACCTGGCCCTCAGACAGGCCGCTCGCGGATAGTCGCGGGACGCCCCCTATTCCTCCCCGTCTTCAAGCTCGCGCATGATCCGGTCCGCCGGGGTTTCGAGCTTCTTGTCGCGGTTGCATTCGGGGCAGGCGGGCACCACGTTGCCCTTCGTGCTCTTCCCGCCGCGGGCGACGGGGACGACGTGGTCCATTGTCAGGCGGCCGGGAGTCAGGGTCTTTCCGCAGTAATGGCAGCGGCCCTCCGCAATGCGGTTCTTCCACCACGACGTGCGGCGGAGTTCGCGGGCACGTTTGCGCTCGCGGCGCATGTGCTCCTCGTCGGCGTTGATGTCGAACCAGTCGTCCATAGGCAGACAGGCCGTCCGGCGTTACTTCTTTTTCTTTTCGACCGTGACCTGCTTGTCGGTCATGAATTTCCCGTACAGGTCGTTGAATGCCATGAGTTCGCGGATTTTCGCCTCCAGATCCCTCTGCTCCTGCTTCGCGGAGGTCTGGTGCTTCATCAGGTACTGCGCGAAGCGCTCCTGCACGAATATCGGGTCATGGCGGCCTTCGTTCTGGTACCACACGAGACAGTTGTAGATGAACTGGGCGGCTTCATATTTCTCCGACCCGTGCTGATGATTGAAGAAGTCGCTCCACATCGAGCGGTAGATCTTCACCAGGTCGGTCTGGACATCCTTGAGGTCCATATTCGAGTCGATCAGGTATTCGCGTTCCGCGGCCGGGCAGGCCGCGGCGGCCGTCAACGCGGCGGCGATCAGGAAGGCTTTCATCTTCATCGGCGTTCTCCTCATTCGGCGCTGGACGCGCGTCCGTGGTGGGCGTCTATAATAAAGGGCTATGAAAACATCCCGCACCCCGCCGGACAATGGAAAAGAGTCGCCCCCGATCGTGAAGTGGCGGCCGGGCCGTACTTCCGCCGCGGTCCGCGCCTTTCTCGAACGGCCGCCCGTGGACCGCGAGATCGAGGACCGCGCCCGTGCGGTGCTCGACGACATTCGCCGCCGCGGCGACGAAGCCGTGCTGGAGTACGCTGAACGATTCGACGGTGCCGCGCTCACCTCCCGCCGGCTGCGCGTCCCCGCGCGCAGCGTCAGGGCGGCGGCGAAGCGCGTGGACGCCGACTTCAGACGCGCGGCGCGCGAGGCGTCCGCGCGCATCCGCCGTTACGCCGAGGCCGGCATGCACGGAGACTGGTCGGTGCCGACGCCCGGCGGCGGAGAGCTGGGCGAGCGCTGGGAGCCGCTCGACCGGGTCGGCGTCTATATTCCCGGCGGCGAGGCCCCGCTGGCGTCCACGGCGCTGATGACCGTCTGCCTGGCGAAGGCGGCGGGGGTTGCGGAGATCGTCGCCTGCACGCCCCCGGACGAAAAGGGGCAGATCAATCCGTATGTGCTCTACGCCCTGGATCTGGCGGGCGCCACGGAGATTTACCGCCTCGGCGGCATCCAGGCGATCGGGGCCATGGCCTTCGGTACGGCGACCGTGCCCCGGGTGCGGATGATCGCCGGCCCGGGCGGACCCTACGTCACCGCCGCCAAGCGACTCGTCTACGGCGAGGTCGCCCTGGACATGGTGGCCGGGCCGAGCGAGATCGCGGTGCTGGCCGACGACTCGGCGCGGCCGGCGGAGGTGGCCGCCGACCTGCTCTCGCAGGCCGAACACGGCACCGGGTCGGAAAAGACCCTGCTCGCGACCCCCTCGCATGAACTCGCGGCCGGGGTGCGCCGGGAGCTGCGGCGGCAGGTCGGCGGCCTCGCCCATCGCCGCGCGGCGGAGACGGTGCTGGAGCGCGGCACGCTGCTGGCGGTGACCCCCGATCTGGATGCGGGCGCGGAGCTGTGCAACCAGTTCGCTCCCGAGCACATGGAGCTGATGGTCCGGCGGCCGGAACGATGGGCGAAGAAGATTACCCGGGCCGGCGCGCTGTTCGTGGGCAGGTGGACCCCGGAGAGCGTCGGGGACTTCGCCGCGGGCCCGAGCCACGTGCTGCCGACGGGCGGGACGGCTGCCTTTTTCAGCGGGCTGACCGTCGACGATTTTCGCCGCCGCATCAGTGTCGTGCGCTACAGCGAGCAGGATTTGAGGGATGCGCTGCCGATCACGGACGCCTTCGGGCGGGTGGAGACGCTCGACGGCCACGCCCGTTCCGCGCGAAGCCGTTTCCCGAGGGGGGAGGAGGAGCGATGAACCCTTCTTTGCTGAGACGCGCGGTGCGCGAAATGGAGGCGTACGTTCCGGGCGAACAGCCGGCGGACACCGGCATCATCAAGCTCAACACCAACGAAAACCCCTACCCGCCCTCTCCCGGCGTAAGCAGGGTGCTCGCCTCGTTCGATCCGCAGCGGCTGCGGAAGTATCCCGACCCCGGATGCGCCCCGCTCCGCACGCTCATCGCGCAGCGCACCGGATTCCGGGACGACGAAATCCTGATCGGCAACGGTTCCGACGAAATCCTGGCCCTGGCGATGCGCGTCTTCGTCGAGCGCGGCGGGGCGGCGGGTTGGTTCGACCCCTCCTACTCGCTCTACCCCGTCCTCGCGGATATCGAAGAAATACGGCACCGACCGACCGCACTGGACGAGGATTTCGGCTGGAACGATCCGGACACGGAAGGCCTGGACCTGTTTCTGCTGACCCATCCGAACGCGCCTACGGGTATGCTCTACGAACAGGAAGCCATAGCGGATCTGGCGCGGCGGTTCGACGGCGTGCTCCTGATCGATGAGGCCTACGCGGACTTCGCGCCCCGTAACTGCCTCGATATGGCGCGGGAATTCGGGAACGTGCTCGTCGCCCGCTCGTTCTCGAAATCGTATTCGCTGGCCGGGCTGCGGGTGGGCTATGCCGTCGGCTCGCGGGAGCTGATCGGCGCCATGGGCAAAATCCGCGACTCGTACAATGTGGACATGCTGGCGCAGGAGATCGCCTGTGCGGCGTTCGCGGACGACGACCACATGCGGCGCAATACGGACCGGATTCTGGCGACGCGTGAGCGCATCGCCGAGGCGCTTCGGGAGCGGGGATGGACGCTTCCGGATTCGGCGGGGAATTTCCTGTGGGCGCGGCCGCCGGGCTCCGCGGCGGAATGGTTCGAGGCGCTGCGCGCGCGCGGGATTCTGGTGCGTTATTTCGATGCCCCGCGCACCCGGAGGCATCTGCGGATCACGGTCGGCACGGATGAAGAGATGGATGCTTTTCTGGACGCCGTCGACGCAGCCGGGAAAGACTGATCCCCGAGGCTCATGAAGAGCTTCAGGATTCCCCGGCCTGCCTGCGGCGCAGTTCGTCGCTGAACAGGCGGACGCCCTCCCAGTCCTCCATCTCCAGCGCCATTTCCGCCATGCGCTTCACCGTTTCCTGTCGCAGGCCCGCCAGGGACGCCGCCTGATATGGTTCGCCGTTCTTCTCGCGCACGGCATGATTCTTCAACGTTTCTTCGGGAATCTCAAGGTAACGGGCGATCTTTGCGCGCGACGCCTCGCTGAGCCCCCGGCGCCCGGTTTCATAATTTCCTATAGTGGAAAGCGCAACGCCCGTAGCCTCCGAGAGGTCCTTCAGCGTCAGGCCCCGGTCCCTGCGAAGATCACGAAGTGTAGAATTATTCACCATTCTGCATATTATTCTTGCGTCGCAAAGAAATTCTGGTAGTGTGTCCCGTGAACACAGTCGAAAAGTAGCGGATTATGAATGCACCACAAGTAAAAAGGGGTTCGGTTCCGGGGGAGGAGATGCCCTCGCCCGCGGCGGTGAAGGCGTTTTTTGTGTCCCGCGGCGGCTCGCTGCGTCAGTGGGCGCTCGCCAGGGGGTATTCGCCGTCCACGGTATTCATGGCCCTGCGCGGAGAGCGGGACGGTCCGCGTTCGAGGGATGTCCGCCGCCTTCTCCTGGAGGAGATGGGTCTCGATGGCGGAGAGGGGGAGGGGCATGGCGACACCGGTCTACGGCAGAATGAATGACGAGGCCGTCCGGCGGGCGGCGCGGCGCGCGCTCAAGGCCGTGCGCGAGCTTTGCGATGCGAGGAGGCGGGCCGAGCTGGCGCGATATATTCTCGCCGAGGAAGCGGAACGGCTCCAGCGCATCGAGCGCCGGAGTGATATCGAATCGGAGGCGCTGGCACTCCATCACGATCTGGAGGCCCTGGTCCGGGATCTCGATACGGCCGTCAACCGCCTGCCCGGTTCGGCGGTGCTGCGCGGATTGGCGTCGTTCAGGGGTCCCCCGGGGGATAGACCATGAAGGGCATGAAGGTTGTTTGAGGGGGGACATAATCCGTACTCGAACTCGTACGCGTACTCGGAGCGCCGAAGGCGCGATCCCCCTCCCCCCTGTTCAAGGAACTCGAGTACGAGTACCGCTTCGCTGAGTACGAGTACGATGTAACGCGAGCGGACTTGCCGCCGCTCACCATAAAAATTTACGAAGAACTAATTATGTTCATTCCTTCATGCTCTTCATGTCCTTCATGGTGAATCCCATTCTCTCTCCCCCCTTTTGGCTTGCACAAATCTAATACATTCAATTAAACCCATGTGAATTGCATTAGGTTTGCATTAGAGCACGGGGGGGGCGGGAATTGGAGTATAGATTACTTAAGTGTTTCGCGCCGTGTATATTATCTTTCTTGATGGCTTGTCCTGTCGTTGGTGACGAAGCTCGCCGGGAAATCCCCGGCGAGCTGAGTTTTTCGGCCGGTTCGGTGTACAGCCGGTACGGTCGCGGGGGAGGGTCGGCGGACGAGCATGGAATCGGATGGATCTACGGGGCGGCGGGGTATGAAACGCCGGCCTGGCGTGGATTCCGGGCCGGGGCGTCGGGCGTGGTGCTGCAGCCGCTCTTTGAAGACACGTCGCTGAGCGGGGCATACAATGATGTGATGGAGCGCAACTACGGATTGAGCGCGTTATACCTCGAGTACTCCATCCCGCGCTCGCGTTCCATGGTTCTTTCGGGCTGGAGCCCGTTTAAGAAAGTGGAGGCGATGGACGGCGATGTCTACGAGGGGGTGCAGTTCACCTCGCGCGACATCCCCGGAGTGGAGATTACGTTCGAGG
It contains:
- the hisD gene encoding histidinol dehydrogenase, with product MKTSRTPPDNGKESPPIVKWRPGRTSAAVRAFLERPPVDREIEDRARAVLDDIRRRGDEAVLEYAERFDGAALTSRRLRVPARSVRAAAKRVDADFRRAAREASARIRRYAEAGMHGDWSVPTPGGGELGERWEPLDRVGVYIPGGEAPLASTALMTVCLAKAAGVAEIVACTPPDEKGQINPYVLYALDLAGATEIYRLGGIQAIGAMAFGTATVPRVRMIAGPGGPYVTAAKRLVYGEVALDMVAGPSEIAVLADDSARPAEVAADLLSQAEHGTGSEKTLLATPSHELAAGVRRELRRQVGGLAHRRAAETVLERGTLLAVTPDLDAGAELCNQFAPEHMELMVRRPERWAKKITRAGALFVGRWTPESVGDFAAGPSHVLPTGGTAAFFSGLTVDDFRRRISVVRYSEQDLRDALPITDAFGRVETLDGHARSARSRFPRGEEER
- a CDS encoding helix-turn-helix domain-containing protein, translating into MVNNSTLRDLRRDRGLTLKDLSEATGVALSTIGNYETGRRGLSEASRAKIARYLEIPEETLKNHAVREKNGEPYQAASLAGLRQETVKRMAEMALEMEDWEGVRLFSDELRRRQAGES
- the aroC gene encoding chorismate synthase encodes the protein MSSTFGTVFRTTTFGESHGLAVGAVIDGCPPGLALSEADIQPQLTRRRPGQSALTTPRDEQDRVRILSGVEAGMTLGTPIALEVMNEAQRPGDYRELQSVPRPSHADYTYRMKYGVAARSGGGRASARETIGRVAAGAVAEKMLRDRRGTEIVAFVSAVADVELEGEPPADLSRDRVDATPVRCPDAGTAERMRERIEAAKADGDSVGGIVTCVCRGIQAGWGEPIFDKLTAMLGRAMLSIPATKGIEIGSGFAGTRMRGSEHNDPFVARGGCGLGTATNRSGGIQGGISNGEPIVFRVAFKPTATIGRAQHTVDYEGNEVELAARGRHDPCILPRAVPVVEAMAALVLADLALRQAARG
- a CDS encoding HNH endonuclease, which codes for MDDWFDINADEEHMRRERKRARELRRTSWWKNRIAEGRCHYCGKTLTPGRLTMDHVVPVARGGKSTKGNVVPACPECNRDKKLETPADRIMRELEDGEE
- the hisC gene encoding histidinol-phosphate transaminase; protein product: MNPSLLRRAVREMEAYVPGEQPADTGIIKLNTNENPYPPSPGVSRVLASFDPQRLRKYPDPGCAPLRTLIAQRTGFRDDEILIGNGSDEILALAMRVFVERGGAAGWFDPSYSLYPVLADIEEIRHRPTALDEDFGWNDPDTEGLDLFLLTHPNAPTGMLYEQEAIADLARRFDGVLLIDEAYADFAPRNCLDMAREFGNVLVARSFSKSYSLAGLRVGYAVGSRELIGAMGKIRDSYNVDMLAQEIACAAFADDDHMRRNTDRILATRERIAEALRERGWTLPDSAGNFLWARPPGSAAEWFEALRARGILVRYFDAPRTRRHLRITVGTDEEMDAFLDAVDAAGKD